The Treponema medium genome has a window encoding:
- a CDS encoding PQQ-binding-like beta-propeller repeat protein: MKRKTFLFGKRSTGISIFSATTIILLILSSSCDLLFMGVEKKYPRYTPSYAWKLCLEKVWDTSNPYTEGRYLYLLEREDMETMYLVKRDMETGIDEWTGNKIYIGDGKNSSNIVKIGDTLYIMRFESGLLYCYSDTDGKLSALVQIGSTKEEISRNRSLSNTIMTDGRALYWGTNDLLKLDVMAIDYTQGHAIQIRPPSPMHLNAHWNGGELVSDQLIEDNILYLLTCNREYPNGYGVVVAIDLQTETIKWEKQLDNIEGYSDSKLCIRDDVLYVLTNSFIRIDKRDGSILNRYDGEIAPPSIGNLAESTVSLHKVRYDNERLYYITVRFTRGHKGWHSDYSLMCIDAVTLKFLWSVPLEYGSYHTPLTVVNGKIYIITYGAGLLVFDAKTGKLLGVDKTISGFANGIHVLYKNHYIFFNRNLDDKYATISAIRV; this comes from the coding sequence ATGAAACGCAAAACTTTTCTTTTTGGTAAGCGCAGTACCGGAATAAGCATTTTTTCTGCAACGACTATAATATTATTAATCCTGAGCAGTTCTTGCGATCTTCTATTTATGGGTGTAGAAAAGAAATATCCTCGCTATACCCCCAGTTATGCTTGGAAGCTCTGTTTGGAAAAGGTATGGGACACAAGCAATCCATACACTGAAGGGCGGTACCTGTATCTGCTAGAACGTGAAGATATGGAAACAATGTATCTGGTAAAACGCGATATGGAAACGGGAATCGATGAATGGACAGGGAATAAGATATATATCGGTGACGGCAAAAACTCTTCAAACATTGTAAAAATCGGAGATACTCTTTATATTATGCGCTTTGAAAGCGGGCTGTTGTATTGTTACTCAGATACGGACGGAAAATTATCGGCGTTAGTACAAATAGGATCGACAAAAGAAGAAATATCCCGTAACCGTAGCCTATCCAATACGATCATGACGGATGGTAGAGCGCTCTATTGGGGTACAAACGACCTGTTAAAACTTGATGTAATGGCAATCGACTATACACAAGGGCACGCTATACAAATCCGGCCTCCCTCTCCGATGCATCTTAATGCTCATTGGAATGGGGGCGAATTAGTATCCGACCAGCTTATCGAAGATAATATTCTGTACCTGCTGACATGCAATCGAGAGTATCCAAACGGTTACGGGGTTGTCGTTGCCATCGATTTGCAAACCGAAACGATTAAATGGGAAAAACAGCTGGATAATATAGAGGGATACTCCGATAGTAAATTGTGCATCAGGGACGATGTATTATATGTGTTAACCAATTCCTTTATACGTATAGATAAAAGAGACGGCTCAATACTTAATCGGTATGACGGAGAAATAGCGCCTCCTTCAATAGGAAATCTTGCTGAGTCAACTGTTTCACTGCATAAAGTTCGATATGATAATGAACGTCTGTATTACATTACCGTGCGGTTTACGCGGGGACATAAAGGATGGCACAGTGATTATTCACTGATGTGCATCGACGCCGTAACATTAAAATTTTTATGGAGTGTGCCGTTAGAATACGGTTCATATCACACCCCTTTAACCGTTGTGAACGGAAAAATATATATAATAACATACGGCGCCGGCCTATTGGTATTCGATGCAAAAACGGGAAAACTTCTCGGCGTCGATAAAACGATTTCAGGTTTTGCTAACGGTATACATGTCTTGTATAAAAATCACTATATCTTCTTTAATAGGAACCTTGACGACAAATACGCAACTATTTCCGCTATTCGGGTGTAA
- a CDS encoding nicotinate phosphoribosyltransferase, translating into MITNALFSDLYELTMAQGYFKRQNNRPCVFDMFFRRNPFRGGYAVLAGLEPLLEAIQAFHFDESDIAYLATLHLFDDDFLNYLKDFRFSGSVWAMDEGSLIFPSEPILRIEAPIIEALLLEGLILNTINFQSLIATKTARIWLASGKSSIMEFGLRRAQGADGAMSATRAAIIGGAAGTSNTLGGKLYGVPVMGTMAHAWVMSFPTEEEAFEQYASIYPDKSVFLIDTYNTLGSGIEAAIKVGKKLQAQGKNFGVRLDSGDMQYLSTEVRKRLDAAGLPEAKISISNELTEEIIESLILNKAPIDSWGVGTHMVTGGQESSFTGVYKLAARQSDDGTWLPVMKLSDNPAKITNPGIKQVWRLYDNDGFFKADIIGLYDETLDAEAMNTYYHPLNDYQSFSFKAAKAEELLHLKITDGVYTGKKETLQEMHQRASRQLECLHPTSRRLLNPHIYKVSLTKTLFAMKQKLLHSLRRG; encoded by the coding sequence ATGATTACCAACGCGCTTTTTTCGGATCTTTATGAGCTGACAATGGCTCAAGGTTATTTTAAACGCCAAAACAATCGGCCGTGTGTCTTTGATATGTTTTTTAGGCGTAATCCATTTAGAGGAGGGTACGCAGTTCTTGCAGGACTTGAGCCACTGCTCGAAGCGATTCAAGCTTTTCACTTTGATGAGTCCGATATAGCCTACCTTGCAACTCTCCATCTTTTTGATGATGACTTTCTCAACTATCTCAAGGATTTTCGCTTTTCCGGTTCGGTATGGGCAATGGATGAAGGGAGCCTTATATTTCCCAGTGAGCCGATATTGCGTATCGAAGCGCCGATTATCGAAGCATTGCTTCTCGAAGGGCTTATCCTTAACACTATCAACTTTCAGAGTTTGATTGCGACAAAGACCGCCCGCATCTGGCTTGCGTCGGGAAAATCCTCCATTATGGAATTCGGCTTGCGGCGCGCACAGGGGGCGGATGGCGCAATGAGCGCTACCCGTGCGGCTATTATCGGCGGGGCGGCGGGTACCAGCAATACGCTCGGCGGAAAGCTTTACGGTGTGCCGGTGATGGGTACTATGGCTCACGCATGGGTGATGTCTTTCCCAACCGAAGAAGAGGCGTTTGAACAATACGCTTCCATCTATCCCGATAAATCGGTATTTCTCATCGACACCTACAATACGCTCGGTTCCGGTATCGAGGCGGCGATAAAAGTTGGGAAAAAACTGCAAGCGCAAGGAAAAAACTTCGGCGTCAGGCTCGATTCGGGAGATATGCAGTATTTAAGCACCGAAGTGCGGAAACGGCTCGACGCCGCCGGTTTACCCGAAGCCAAAATCTCCATTTCCAACGAACTAACCGAAGAAATTATCGAATCGCTCATTTTGAACAAAGCGCCGATTGATTCATGGGGTGTCGGCACTCACATGGTAACCGGCGGGCAAGAATCTTCGTTTACCGGTGTATACAAACTTGCCGCACGTCAATCCGATGACGGAACGTGGCTGCCGGTGATGAAGCTCTCGGATAATCCTGCAAAGATTACCAATCCGGGCATTAAACAAGTGTGGCGACTCTACGACAACGACGGATTTTTTAAGGCTGATATTATCGGTTTGTATGATGAAACGCTCGATGCCGAAGCAATGAACACCTATTATCATCCGTTGAACGACTACCAAAGTTTCTCGTTTAAGGCGGCAAAGGCAGAGGAATTGCTCCACCTAAAAATTACCGATGGCGTATACACCGGTAAAAAGGAAACACTGCAAGAGATGCATCAGCGGGCAAGCCGGCAGCTGGAATGTTTACACCCGACTTCCCGGCGCCTACTCAATCCTCACATCTACAAGGTGTCGCTGACAAAGACACTCTTTGCGATGAAGCAGAAACTGCTACATTCCCTGCGCCGCGGATAA
- a CDS encoding FapA family protein — protein sequence MIHFEQIREQMKEQYEKDSSRFFVEVTGQTLEEAIDNAAVELGLRRSLIDYEILQKGASGFFVLNPKEWKIRAYEAHKVHKPTVHAETVAGLSAEEVPEENMNRDGAAYVFCAPDGVFLKVTPPSGNGRKIALADVVERIRDRNVAVPPDEILKPIVKACADEYVRIGHYEYVPGNDALMSVEISDDEMRAYLFVSPPMPGGADVSADMIITFLSNNRVISGVNEKRVKQFQDSPVYRENYLIAEGTPPQKGADAKILFNFETDNSQLRLKENKSGQINFKELNLIQNVIEGQPLAQKVPAEEGKSGRTVTGKYLPAAAGKDIAIPLGKNTRLAEDNLTVVAETKGQVLLIKNKINVEPIMTIEGNVSIKTGNIMFLGTVYVKGNVDDGFSIKAAGNIEVKGTVGKASLDAEGDIVVSQGIAGKEGGHIRAGKSIWSKFIQNIELVEAGDMVIVSDGILNSKIVANHKVICRGKRADIIGSQVIACEGVYARNLGSPAGGSDTVISVGFDPRSKERLIILEKKLLASEKALTALKLDLKSLEGQKKILKELSEEKEALLKKKKELRYINETEIKELRNEIERIRDYLTALKTEGRVSVSGNIYTGVRIVIKDIIEDVRVDCKATTFFLQNGLVRYGPYEDYTNDDDVKRTPSGYSTD from the coding sequence ATGATACATTTTGAACAAATTCGGGAGCAGATGAAAGAACAATATGAAAAGGATTCCTCCCGTTTTTTTGTTGAAGTTACCGGGCAAACCCTCGAAGAAGCAATCGACAATGCTGCTGTTGAACTTGGCTTACGCCGCTCCCTTATCGACTATGAAATTTTACAAAAAGGGGCTTCAGGTTTTTTTGTCTTAAACCCTAAAGAATGGAAAATCCGCGCTTACGAAGCACACAAAGTACATAAGCCTACTGTCCACGCAGAAACCGTTGCAGGTCTCAGTGCGGAAGAAGTACCGGAAGAAAATATGAATAGAGACGGAGCCGCGTATGTCTTCTGTGCTCCCGATGGCGTATTCCTGAAAGTTACACCGCCCAGCGGTAACGGCAGAAAAATTGCGCTTGCCGATGTCGTAGAACGAATACGCGATAGAAATGTGGCTGTTCCGCCGGATGAAATTTTAAAACCGATTGTCAAGGCATGTGCGGATGAATATGTTAGAATAGGACATTATGAATATGTGCCCGGCAACGATGCGCTGATGTCTGTTGAAATCAGTGATGATGAGATGAGGGCATATCTTTTCGTGTCGCCTCCGATGCCCGGCGGCGCTGATGTGTCGGCAGATATGATTATCACTTTCTTATCAAATAATCGCGTTATTTCGGGTGTTAATGAAAAAAGAGTTAAGCAATTCCAAGACAGTCCCGTATATCGCGAAAATTATCTGATTGCGGAAGGAACACCGCCGCAAAAAGGTGCCGATGCTAAGATTCTTTTCAATTTTGAAACCGATAATTCACAGCTGCGCCTCAAAGAAAACAAGAGCGGGCAGATTAACTTTAAAGAACTCAATCTTATTCAGAATGTCATTGAAGGGCAGCCCCTCGCGCAAAAGGTTCCTGCTGAGGAAGGCAAGAGCGGAAGAACCGTTACCGGAAAATACCTGCCTGCTGCAGCCGGTAAGGATATCGCTATCCCATTGGGAAAAAACACCCGATTGGCTGAGGACAATTTGACGGTTGTTGCCGAAACGAAAGGACAAGTCCTGCTGATAAAGAACAAGATCAATGTTGAACCGATTATGACGATTGAAGGCAATGTGTCGATCAAGACCGGTAATATCATGTTCCTCGGCACCGTATATGTTAAGGGCAATGTTGACGACGGCTTCTCTATTAAAGCTGCGGGTAATATCGAAGTAAAGGGTACCGTCGGGAAGGCATCGTTAGATGCGGAAGGAGATATCGTCGTCAGTCAAGGTATTGCCGGAAAAGAAGGCGGGCATATACGTGCAGGCAAATCGATATGGTCAAAATTTATCCAAAATATCGAATTGGTAGAAGCAGGCGATATGGTTATCGTATCTGACGGTATTTTAAATTCAAAAATTGTCGCTAACCATAAAGTTATCTGCCGTGGAAAACGTGCAGACATTATTGGTAGTCAAGTAATCGCATGCGAAGGGGTATATGCCCGAAATCTCGGTAGTCCTGCAGGCGGTTCCGATACGGTTATCAGCGTCGGGTTTGATCCACGCAGTAAAGAGCGGTTGATCATATTAGAGAAAAAATTGCTTGCCTCCGAAAAAGCGCTCACTGCGTTGAAGCTGGATTTAAAATCACTTGAAGGTCAAAAAAAGATTCTCAAAGAGCTTTCCGAAGAAAAAGAAGCGTTGCTTAAAAAGAAAAAAGAGCTACGCTATATTAACGAGACGGAGATTAAAGAACTGCGGAACGAGATAGAACGGATACGAGATTATCTTACTGCGCTTAAAACGGAAGGGCGGGTATCTGTTTCCGGAAATATTTATACGGGTGTACGAATCGTTATTAAAGATATTATCGAAGATGTGCGGGTTGATTGTAAAGCAACAACATTCTTTTTGCAAAACGGTCTCGTGCGGTATGGCCCTTATGAAGACTATACCAATGATGACGACGTAAAGAGGACGCCCAGTGGGTATTCAACCGATTGA
- the whiG gene encoding RNA polymerase sigma factor WhiG gives MGNVSLDTRPEDELWLEYKHTQDPQLREFFIIKYAPLVKYVAGKVAVGMPNNVEFDDLVGYGVFGLLDAIDKYDPEKNVKFNTYAVTRIRGAIFDELRSIDWVPRSVRQQSREIEEVIADLEARLGHAATDSEIAEALSMSVEEFHQVLLKISGTSIISLTDLRFGSDDSEQTPVVDSIEAPASLNPDVIVEREEMKRIIVDAINELPDREKKVLIMYYYEDMTLREIGKVLEVTESRVSQIHTSANLKLKAKLSNIRKGIR, from the coding sequence ATGGGAAATGTCAGTTTAGATACGAGACCGGAAGACGAGCTTTGGCTTGAATATAAACATACGCAAGACCCACAGCTCCGTGAGTTTTTTATTATAAAATATGCACCGCTTGTAAAATATGTTGCCGGTAAGGTTGCGGTCGGTATGCCGAACAATGTTGAGTTTGATGATTTGGTCGGGTACGGTGTATTCGGTCTTCTGGATGCTATCGATAAATATGATCCCGAAAAAAATGTAAAATTCAATACTTATGCCGTTACCCGTATACGCGGCGCTATCTTCGATGAATTACGTTCAATCGATTGGGTTCCCCGTTCGGTACGTCAGCAATCCCGTGAAATTGAAGAAGTTATAGCGGATTTGGAAGCCCGGTTGGGGCACGCTGCAACCGATTCGGAGATTGCCGAAGCGCTCAGTATGAGTGTGGAAGAATTTCATCAGGTTTTATTAAAGATTTCAGGCACCAGTATTATTTCCCTTACGGATTTACGGTTTGGATCGGACGATTCCGAGCAGACGCCGGTTGTCGATAGTATTGAAGCGCCTGCTTCGCTTAATCCTGATGTCATTGTAGAGCGGGAGGAAATGAAGCGAATTATCGTGGACGCAATTAATGAACTTCCCGATAGAGAAAAAAAAGTATTAATTATGTATTACTATGAGGATATGACATTACGGGAAATTGGAAAAGTATTAGAGGTAACCGAATCGCGAGTATCTCAGATTCACACCAGTGCAAATCTAAAACTTAAAGCAAAATTGAGTAATATTCGTAAGGGTATCCGTTAG
- a CDS encoding methyl-accepting chemotaxis protein → MTTGKRIFPLRYKLVLFFGLLILAAGITLGTLTIRTARKAVMEKIEAHLTDKATDIAEVVDGRASSFVQFVEGLARMPFLRDNSLSLQEKAQMLAIEAKRNANIDYFGVCDLEGNRYDAHRSLTLVSDREWFQSAARGKNYITEPFLSQITNNMQILFAVPLYDDMDTIIGVLSAAAPAKLLSQEISDIIVGKTGECYILGLTGTVIAHKNYEMVTSKQNPLEMVKKNSSLTSLAAFTQHALDTQKSEVGYYEYDDIRYIASYATVPVTGWTVIIKAPVDEFMRTVNALRKGIMVIGIIILVLSLGIVYIIAYKMMQPVQAVVAALRDIAHGEGDLTVRLPVFGNDEITNLSAYFNETIEKLALSVRAVGANSGSMEEIGNELASNMVETASAIHQISTNIESVKQQAMTQAASVTETASTIEEIVRTIKQLNTSIEAQASSVAQSSSSIEQMVANIASITKTLENTDSAIKKLASATGDGKETVVTANTVTQKIAEESGGLLEASSVIQHIASQTNLLAMNAAIEAAHAGEAGKGFAVVADEIRKLAEDSATQGKAITATLKILSGEIETLSDSSRTAEEKFSTIFNLSEQVKSMSDRLTEAMREQENGSREVLAAIKNINMVTVEVSEGSAEMLKGGEGVAEEMQKLNDLTRVITDSMNEMATGAVQINNAVQEVNEITQKNKQNIEGLVAEVNKFKV, encoded by the coding sequence ATGACCACAGGAAAACGAATTTTCCCGCTTAGATATAAGCTTGTTTTATTTTTTGGGTTATTGATTTTAGCGGCGGGCATTACGCTGGGAACTTTGACAATAAGGACAGCCCGTAAAGCCGTTATGGAAAAAATTGAAGCCCATCTTACCGATAAGGCGACAGATATTGCAGAAGTTGTCGACGGAAGAGCCTCTTCCTTTGTACAATTTGTAGAAGGACTTGCCCGTATGCCGTTTTTACGCGACAATAGTCTTTCATTGCAGGAAAAGGCGCAAATGCTAGCAATAGAAGCGAAACGAAATGCAAATATAGATTACTTCGGTGTGTGTGATCTCGAAGGTAATCGGTATGACGCGCATAGATCCCTCACGCTTGTAAGTGACAGGGAATGGTTTCAGTCCGCTGCTAGGGGAAAAAACTATATTACGGAACCATTTCTTTCGCAAATAACGAATAATATGCAAATACTCTTTGCTGTTCCGCTGTATGACGACATGGATACCATCATCGGTGTTCTTAGTGCGGCGGCACCGGCAAAATTGCTTTCTCAAGAGATAAGCGATATTATCGTCGGAAAAACCGGTGAATGTTATATACTCGGATTAACAGGGACTGTCATAGCGCATAAAAATTATGAGATGGTAACAAGTAAACAAAATCCGCTAGAAATGGTCAAAAAAAACTCATCGCTTACCTCTTTAGCGGCTTTTACCCAGCATGCACTTGATACTCAAAAAAGTGAAGTCGGCTATTATGAATATGATGATATCAGGTATATAGCCTCTTACGCTACCGTGCCGGTAACCGGCTGGACGGTTATTATAAAAGCTCCGGTGGATGAATTTATGAGAACCGTGAACGCACTTCGCAAAGGCATTATGGTTATCGGCATTATTATTTTAGTATTATCGCTTGGCATTGTGTATATTATCGCCTATAAAATGATGCAGCCTGTTCAGGCGGTTGTCGCTGCATTACGAGATATCGCTCACGGCGAAGGAGATTTAACTGTCCGTTTACCGGTTTTCGGAAATGATGAAATAACAAATTTGTCCGCATATTTCAACGAAACAATAGAAAAACTTGCCCTGTCGGTACGTGCTGTCGGTGCAAATAGCGGATCAATGGAAGAAATTGGAAATGAACTTGCTTCCAACATGGTCGAAACCGCAAGCGCTATCCATCAAATCAGCACAAATATTGAAAGTGTAAAGCAGCAGGCAATGACGCAAGCGGCAAGCGTAACCGAAACAGCATCCACTATCGAAGAGATTGTCCGGACGATTAAACAGCTTAATACCAGTATCGAAGCACAGGCATCAAGCGTTGCACAATCGTCTTCTTCTATAGAACAGATGGTTGCAAATATTGCTTCCATTACCAAAACGCTTGAAAATACCGACAGCGCTATTAAGAAATTAGCCTCCGCAACCGGAGACGGCAAAGAGACCGTTGTGACTGCCAATACCGTAACGCAGAAAATTGCAGAGGAATCAGGTGGTTTGCTGGAAGCTTCGAGCGTTATTCAGCATATTGCTTCGCAGACAAACTTACTTGCAATGAACGCCGCAATAGAAGCCGCACACGCAGGGGAAGCCGGTAAGGGTTTCGCGGTTGTCGCCGACGAAATCCGAAAGCTGGCGGAAGATTCCGCAACGCAAGGTAAAGCAATCACTGCAACGCTGAAAATATTAAGCGGAGAAATCGAAACGCTTTCGGATTCTTCCAGAACAGCCGAAGAAAAATTCAGCACCATCTTTAACTTATCGGAACAGGTAAAGTCGATGAGTGACCGTTTAACTGAGGCAATGCGTGAACAAGAAAATGGTAGTAGAGAAGTGCTTGCCGCAATTAAAAATATCAATATGGTAACGGTTGAAGTAAGCGAGGGTTCTGCCGAAATGCTCAAAGGTGGCGAAGGGGTTGCGGAAGAGATGCAGAAGCTGAACGATCTTACTCGTGTTATTACCGACAGTATGAATGAAATGGCTACGGGAGCAGTGCAAATCAATAATGCTGTGCAAGAAGTAAATGAAATTACACAAAAGAATAAACAGAATATTGAAGGCTTAGTAGCCGAGGTTAATAAGTTTAAGGTTTAA
- a CDS encoding helicase HerA-like domain-containing protein, whose protein sequence is MSEAIFLGRGETAVELLPMRANRHGLITGATGTGKTVTLKVIAEAFSDLGVPVFLPDVKGDLCGFAEKGESSVKLQERLSLLHISNFEFKSYPVRMWSILQETGHPIRTTISEMGPLLLSRLLDLNEVQTGVLNIAFRVADEDGLLLLDLKDLKAMLHYISENKQDLKLKYGNISDTSIGAIQRNLLTLENEGADNFFGEPALDLTDFFKQTFEGRGYINILNAVKLYQKPMLYSTFLLWFLSELYENLPEIGDAEKPKIVFFFDEAHLLFDNGSKILLQKIEQIMRLIRSKGVAVFFVTQNPADIPEAILGQLGNKIQHALRAFTPKDAKAIRLAAETFRVNPAFDTAQVITQLKTGEALVSVLQQDGSPSITQRTLIAPPHSKIGVIDSAKITALVEESPLLYKYKDPVDRESAYEILTKQFTEQAEAVARQAEEKQLAKETAAKVKEEAALIRAENAKARAEAAKLRLEEAAKRKNQSTTDRLGRILVDSITRSVGREITRGVFGSVKKMFR, encoded by the coding sequence ATGAGCGAAGCAATTTTTTTAGGTCGCGGTGAAACCGCCGTAGAGCTTTTGCCGATGAGGGCGAATAGGCACGGACTTATTACGGGAGCTACCGGTACGGGAAAGACCGTTACGCTCAAAGTAATTGCGGAAGCATTCAGCGATTTAGGCGTGCCGGTGTTTTTACCGGATGTGAAAGGCGACCTGTGCGGTTTTGCCGAAAAAGGTGAATCGAGTGTCAAACTGCAAGAACGGCTCAGTCTCTTGCATATTTCAAACTTTGAATTTAAAAGTTATCCCGTGCGGATGTGGAGTATCTTACAAGAAACGGGACACCCCATACGCACTACGATTTCTGAAATGGGGCCGTTGTTGCTCTCTCGCCTGTTAGACCTTAACGAAGTACAAACCGGCGTACTGAATATCGCGTTCAGGGTCGCCGATGAGGACGGGCTATTGCTTTTGGATTTAAAGGATCTTAAAGCAATGCTCCATTATATCAGTGAAAATAAGCAGGATTTAAAATTAAAATATGGTAATATCTCCGACACCTCGATAGGAGCAATTCAGCGGAATCTTTTAACGCTCGAAAATGAAGGAGCGGATAATTTTTTCGGCGAACCGGCTTTAGACCTCACTGATTTTTTTAAGCAAACATTCGAGGGACGCGGATATATCAATATATTAAATGCCGTCAAACTGTACCAAAAGCCCATGCTGTATTCAACCTTTTTGTTATGGTTCTTATCCGAGCTTTACGAGAATCTCCCGGAAATCGGCGATGCTGAAAAACCGAAAATTGTCTTTTTCTTTGATGAGGCTCATTTATTGTTTGATAACGGATCAAAAATATTGCTTCAAAAGATTGAACAAATTATGCGTTTAATCCGGTCGAAAGGCGTTGCAGTCTTTTTCGTCACCCAAAATCCCGCCGATATTCCCGAAGCGATCCTTGGTCAGTTGGGAAATAAAATTCAGCATGCGTTGAGGGCGTTTACCCCTAAGGACGCAAAAGCCATACGCCTTGCAGCCGAGACCTTCCGCGTCAATCCTGCGTTCGACACCGCTCAAGTCATCACACAGCTTAAAACCGGAGAAGCCCTTGTTTCCGTTTTGCAGCAGGACGGCAGCCCTTCCATAACCCAGCGGACACTGATTGCTCCTCCTCACAGTAAAATAGGTGTAATTGACAGCGCTAAAATTACAGCGTTGGTAGAAGAATCTCCCTTGTTATACAAATACAAGGATCCTGTAGACCGTGAATCCGCCTACGAGATTCTTACCAAGCAATTTACCGAACAGGCTGAAGCTGTAGCACGACAAGCCGAAGAAAAACAGCTCGCAAAAGAAACCGCAGCAAAGGTAAAAGAAGAAGCGGCGCTTATACGAGCCGAAAACGCCAAAGCAAGGGCGGAAGCGGCAAAGTTAAGACTGGAAGAAGCCGCAAAACGGAAAAATCAAAGCACCACAGACCGGTTGGGAAGAATTTTAGTTGACAGCATCACCCGCTCAGTCGGACGGGAAATTACTCGTGGCGTTTTCGGCTCCGTTAAAAAAATGTTCCGTTAA